The following proteins come from a genomic window of Flavobacterium crocinum:
- a CDS encoding SDR family oxidoreductase has protein sequence MNLSNNKILITGGASGIGLGLTERFIQENNTVIICGRRESVLNDVKTKFPTVVTKVCDLSIEKERVALYEWISENHPDLNILINNAGIQNWKSITDADFYESMKAEINTNIEAPLHLTSLFIQLKSLTTVMNVTSGLAFSPFAKVPVYSATKAFFRSFTLSLRHLLKAKNIEVIEIIPPALNTDLGGIGLHDAHPSVSSFIESIFEQLKEGRQELTFGTSETRLNASAEELRNHFNAMHS, from the coding sequence ATGAATTTATCAAACAACAAAATTCTAATAACCGGAGGTGCAAGTGGTATCGGACTTGGACTTACCGAACGATTTATTCAGGAAAACAACACCGTGATTATCTGCGGCAGAAGAGAATCAGTTTTAAACGATGTTAAAACAAAGTTTCCAACTGTAGTTACTAAAGTTTGTGACTTGTCTATTGAAAAAGAACGTGTAGCGCTTTACGAATGGATTTCTGAAAACCATCCTGATTTAAACATATTAATCAATAATGCAGGAATTCAAAACTGGAAATCGATAACAGATGCTGATTTCTACGAAAGTATGAAAGCGGAAATTAATACGAATATTGAAGCGCCTTTACATTTAACTTCCTTATTTATTCAGTTAAAATCTTTGACAACCGTAATGAATGTAACTTCAGGACTGGCATTTTCTCCTTTTGCCAAAGTTCCTGTTTATTCGGCTACCAAAGCGTTCTTTAGATCATTCACGCTTTCACTTCGTCATTTATTAAAAGCAAAAAATATTGAAGTAATCGAAATCATTCCCCCAGCCTTAAACACAGATTTAGGCGGAATTGGTCTTCACGACGCACATCCAAGCGTAAGCAGTTTTATCGAATCTATTTTTGAACAGTTAAAAGAAGGTAGACAAGAACTTACCTTTGGAACAAGCGAAACAAGATTAAATGCAAGCGCTGAAGAATTACGAAATCATTTTAATGCAATGCATTCTTAA
- a CDS encoding SDR family oxidoreductase, whose amino-acid sequence MAVNTKIALVTGGSRGLGKNMAIAIAKKGIDVIITYNSKKEEADLVVKEIESLGQKAAALQLNVAESGSFDAFFKEVETVLKDTFKTDKFDFLVNNAGIGIHNSFIGTTEAEFDQLTNIQFKGPFFLTQKGLNVMNDGGGIVNISTGLARFSFPGYAAYASMKGAMETLTKYQAKELGARKIRVNVVAPGAIETDFGGGVVRDNEQMNQQIASVTALGRVGLPDDIGGVVAFLCTEDARWINAQRIEASGGMML is encoded by the coding sequence ATGGCAGTAAATACAAAAATCGCTCTGGTTACAGGCGGAAGCAGAGGTTTAGGAAAAAATATGGCAATTGCGATTGCTAAAAAAGGAATTGATGTAATTATTACTTACAACAGCAAAAAAGAAGAAGCTGATTTGGTGGTAAAAGAAATCGAAAGTTTAGGTCAAAAAGCAGCTGCATTACAATTAAATGTAGCAGAATCAGGATCATTCGATGCTTTCTTCAAAGAAGTGGAAACCGTTTTAAAAGATACTTTTAAAACAGATAAATTCGACTTTTTAGTAAACAATGCCGGAATCGGAATCCATAATTCATTCATTGGAACAACAGAAGCGGAATTTGACCAATTGACCAATATTCAGTTTAAAGGGCCTTTTTTCTTAACTCAAAAAGGATTAAACGTTATGAATGACGGTGGCGGAATCGTAAACATTTCAACTGGTTTAGCAAGATTTTCTTTCCCTGGTTACGCTGCTTATGCGTCTATGAAAGGTGCAATGGAAACTTTAACTAAATATCAGGCAAAAGAATTAGGCGCCAGAAAAATCAGAGTGAACGTTGTTGCTCCGGGAGCAATTGAAACTGATTTTGGTGGCGGAGTGGTTCGTGACAATGAACAAATGAATCAACAAATTGCCTCAGTAACTGCTTTAGGAAGAGTTGGTTTACCAGACGATATTGGAGGTGTTGTAGCTTTCTTATGTACTGAAGATGCCCGTTGGATAAACGCTCAAAGAATTGAAGCATCAGGCGGAATGATGCTTTAA
- a CDS encoding PepSY-like domain-containing protein: MKNVFLAFTFLCSSFLIAQEGTNMKKVITPPEKVRLAFEKEYPGKVPVWSEEYVGDDNDELRYEARYNVDNKTKALAIYDNLGNMKAYELQIPLSQLPAKAQAYLKKNYPAKAIREIAVVVDYKNVTTYEVGVKKDAKFYDIQFDKEGGFDVIIEKPE; the protein is encoded by the coding sequence ATGAAAAACGTGTTTTTGGCTTTTACTTTTTTATGCAGCAGTTTTTTAATTGCACAAGAAGGAACCAATATGAAAAAAGTGATAACACCACCGGAAAAGGTGAGACTTGCTTTTGAAAAAGAATATCCGGGAAAAGTTCCGGTTTGGTCTGAGGAATATGTTGGAGATGATAATGACGAGCTTCGTTATGAAGCGCGATATAATGTCGACAATAAAACGAAAGCATTGGCGATTTACGATAATCTGGGAAATATGAAAGCTTATGAACTGCAGATTCCTTTAAGTCAGTTACCTGCAAAGGCACAAGCTTATTTAAAGAAAAATTATCCCGCAAAAGCCATTAGAGAGATTGCAGTTGTTGTAGATTATAAAAATGTAACTACTTATGAAGTTGGAGTAAAAAAAGACGCTAAATTCTATGATATTCAGTTTGATAAAGAAGGTGGTTTTGATGTGATTATCGAAAAACCAGAATAA
- a CDS encoding LytR/AlgR family response regulator transcription factor produces the protein MRETKKCIIVDDEPAAHYVLANYIKQNPQLELVFQGYNGIEAMNFLRENTVDLMFLDINMPEISGMELLKILPTHPKTILTTAYSEFALESYDYGVIDYLLKPIYFPRFLKAIDRFFATESVRKVEEATINSVSVKVDGYFIEIELEQLLFAQSFGNYVKLNTTKRNYLASITTTEFEKCLPEKNFMRIHKSYIVALDKIDATEKDFVVIKNERIPIGITYKRELTDRLKKLEL, from the coding sequence ATGAGAGAAACCAAAAAATGTATCATTGTAGATGACGAACCTGCCGCGCATTATGTTTTGGCGAATTATATCAAACAGAATCCGCAGTTAGAATTGGTTTTTCAGGGGTATAATGGTATTGAAGCTATGAATTTTCTTCGTGAAAATACGGTAGATTTAATGTTTTTGGATATCAATATGCCGGAGATTTCGGGTATGGAATTGTTGAAGATTCTTCCAACACATCCCAAAACTATTCTCACAACAGCTTATTCTGAGTTTGCTCTGGAAAGTTATGATTACGGTGTAATTGATTATCTCTTGAAACCCATTTATTTTCCAAGGTTTTTAAAAGCAATTGACCGCTTTTTTGCAACAGAAAGTGTAAGGAAAGTCGAAGAAGCAACTATCAATTCTGTGAGTGTAAAAGTCGATGGCTATTTTATCGAAATAGAATTAGAACAGCTTCTGTTTGCACAGAGTTTTGGAAATTATGTAAAACTAAATACGACCAAACGAAATTATCTGGCTTCGATTACGACAACTGAATTTGAGAAATGTCTGCCGGAAAAGAACTTTATGCGTATTCATAAATCTTACATTGTAGCTTTAGATAAAATTGATGCTACCGAAAAAGATTTTGTTGTAATTAAAAATGAAAGAATTCCAATTGGAATTACCTATAAAAGAGAGTTGACCGACAGATTAAAAAAGCTGGAATTATGA
- a CDS encoding sensor histidine kinase — translation MNKRIDNILDNKWWQEVAVVLFSFTIYTLKNDWMLFSSFISIAMGIFFYCILYMHAQFNRFFLLPILFKANKPFTYIILTLFGVFVFSVILYEITMLDMFAKCHLYQNSHQRSYAYQLASVLGTLVCILSPIIVFKFYRIHRKQTDAALLFNQMQLNSLKGQLNPHFLFNTFNTLYGISLQFPDRTPDLIMKVSQLMRYQLESNSKQCVSLEDELEFINSYVQLEKERVGYRCDITFESNVDNENAYKISPMLLIAFIENAFKHGTCAIENCFVKITITVQNGLLNLHVMNSIPKKNDVISTKIGLKNTIERLNLIYGKDYKLDIQDDKKTYVVDLEIQLKKFVG, via the coding sequence ATGAATAAAAGAATCGATAACATACTGGACAACAAATGGTGGCAGGAAGTAGCCGTTGTCCTTTTTTCATTTACAATTTATACCTTGAAAAATGATTGGATGTTATTCAGTTCCTTCATTTCTATTGCAATGGGTATATTTTTCTATTGCATTTTATACATGCATGCCCAGTTTAACCGTTTTTTCTTGCTTCCCATTTTATTTAAAGCAAACAAGCCTTTTACTTATATAATTCTGACACTTTTTGGAGTTTTTGTCTTTTCAGTCATTCTTTACGAAATTACAATGCTCGATATGTTTGCCAAATGCCATTTGTATCAAAACTCGCATCAAAGAAGTTATGCGTATCAATTGGCAAGCGTTTTAGGGACTTTGGTCTGTATTTTAAGTCCGATTATTGTATTTAAGTTTTATCGAATCCACAGAAAACAAACCGATGCGGCCTTGTTGTTCAATCAAATGCAGTTAAATTCTTTGAAAGGACAATTGAATCCGCATTTTTTATTTAATACTTTTAATACACTTTACGGAATCAGTCTTCAGTTTCCGGACAGAACGCCTGATTTAATTATGAAAGTTTCGCAGTTAATGCGTTATCAATTGGAAAGTAACAGTAAACAATGTGTATCTTTAGAAGACGAACTGGAATTTATTAACAGTTATGTTCAGCTTGAAAAAGAACGCGTAGGATATCGTTGCGATATTACTTTTGAAAGTAATGTAGATAACGAAAATGCGTATAAAATTTCGCCAATGTTGTTAATCGCTTTTATCGAAAATGCTTTTAAACACGGAACCTGCGCGATCGAAAACTGCTTTGTAAAAATCACAATTACAGTTCAGAACGGATTATTGAATCTTCATGTTATGAATTCGATTCCGAAGAAAAATGATGTCATTTCAACCAAAATTGGTTTAAAGAATACTATTGAACGTCTGAATTTAATTTATGGAAAAGATTATAAATTAGACATTCAGGATGATAAAAAGACCTACGTTGTAGATTTGGAAATACAGCTTAAAAAGTTTGTAGGATGA
- a CDS encoding TolC family protein codes for MYFKKITILFLLIFVSIGYSQTLSLKEAVKTGLENYGSIRAKNNYTNASKETLKQSKRDYLPNLNLSAQQDYGTVNGQNGPLYGFGGLGVASSGLPLPEQNWNSAFGALYLVNMNWDFFTFGKTQEKINLSKIDVQAKEKDLQQEKFQQEIKISAAYLNLLASQRLLISQQKNLDRAEVFKKTAVARVKNGLLAGVDSTLATAEVSKAKIALNLARNFVKEQNNKLVDLMGVAPQDFVTDTLFVTQIPKELIQGNATNDSLHPLLQFYKTKIDYSNQQVKLYKRFYYPTMSAFGVLQTRASGFENSYATDQTAFSRNYWDGVNPDRTNYLLGVGITWNLTTPFRSSKQVMAQKFVSQGLQEEYNQADRELKSQLNFAEDKIKITLENYAEAPIQVDAAKRAYVQKSTLYKNGLTDLTDLTQTMYVLNRAEIDRDIVNNNVWQSFLLKVAATGNFDLFINEF; via the coding sequence ATGTATTTCAAAAAAATTACCATTTTATTTTTATTGATTTTTGTCTCAATTGGTTATTCTCAAACCCTGTCTTTAAAAGAAGCAGTAAAAACAGGACTTGAAAATTACGGTTCCATCCGAGCAAAAAACAATTACACCAATGCATCAAAGGAAACTCTAAAACAATCCAAACGTGATTATCTGCCAAACCTGAATTTGTCGGCACAGCAGGATTACGGAACTGTAAACGGACAAAACGGACCGCTTTACGGATTTGGAGGTTTAGGAGTTGCTTCATCAGGTTTGCCTCTTCCGGAACAAAACTGGAATTCGGCGTTTGGTGCACTTTATTTAGTCAACATGAACTGGGATTTTTTCACTTTCGGAAAAACACAGGAAAAAATCAATTTGTCTAAAATTGATGTTCAGGCTAAAGAAAAAGATTTACAGCAGGAAAAATTCCAGCAGGAAATCAAAATTTCGGCTGCTTACTTGAATTTATTAGCAAGTCAGAGATTACTGATTTCACAGCAAAAAAACTTAGACCGCGCAGAAGTCTTCAAAAAGACAGCGGTTGCGAGAGTTAAAAACGGATTATTGGCAGGAGTCGATTCTACATTGGCTACAGCCGAAGTTTCTAAAGCTAAAATCGCTCTCAACTTAGCCAGGAATTTCGTTAAGGAACAAAACAATAAATTAGTCGATTTAATGGGCGTTGCGCCACAGGACTTTGTTACTGATACCCTTTTTGTAACGCAGATTCCAAAAGAATTGATTCAGGGAAATGCCACAAATGACAGTCTTCATCCTTTATTGCAATTCTATAAAACCAAAATCGATTACAGCAATCAACAGGTTAAATTATACAAACGTTTTTATTATCCAACAATGAGTGCTTTTGGTGTTTTACAAACCAGAGCTTCGGGATTTGAGAATAGTTATGCAACAGACCAGACTGCATTTAGCAGAAATTACTGGGATGGTGTAAATCCGGATCGTACCAATTATTTACTTGGAGTTGGAATTACGTGGAATTTAACTACTCCGTTTCGTTCAAGCAAACAAGTTATGGCTCAGAAATTTGTTTCTCAGGGATTACAGGAAGAATACAATCAGGCAGACAGAGAACTGAAATCGCAATTGAATTTTGCTGAAGATAAGATCAAAATTACACTGGAAAATTACGCCGAAGCTCCTATTCAGGTTGATGCGGCAAAAAGAGCTTACGTTCAGAAATCGACTTTATACAAAAACGGTTTAACCGATTTGACCGATTTAACACAAACAATGTATGTCTTAAACCGTGCCGAAATCGATCGTGATATTGTCAACAACAATGTATGGCAGTCGTTCTTGCTGAAAGTAGCTGCAACGGGCAATTTTGACTTATTTATAAATGAATTTTAA
- a CDS encoding efflux RND transporter permease subunit → MNLIRFALRKPISILVLVAGLFFFGIGAIRDIKVDILPKMNLPVIYIAHPFGGYTPDQMEAYFAKNYVNVLPFSNGIKSVETKNIQGLMIMKLTYYEGTNMAQAAAELSALSNRIQAAFPPGTQPPFIIRFDASSLPIGQLVLSSKVRSNNELQDLANVYVRASFTAIPGLLSPAPFGGSPRTIEVNVDPDLLRSHNMTPDQIVEAIRVNNQTAPSGNVRMGDKNYITPTNNTIKEVKDFEQIPLFKGGVQNLKLGDVATVKDGADITAGYALVNGKRSVYISIAKAGDASTWDVVQKLKKELPKIQSTLPEDVNITYEFDQSVYVINSVKSLITEGIIGAVLTGLMVLLFLGDRRAALIVIMTIPISIISGVLFLKLFGQTINLMSLSGLALAIGILVDESTVTIENIHQHLDMGKPKALAIWDACQEIALPKLLILLCILAVFAPAFTMVGIPGALFLPLALAIGFSMVISFLLSQTFVPVMANWMMKGHEKHEHGPEITDDEAEFNDCGLTPESEQNLITQKKGYVEREDTNLDGKISLFERFKIRFMRTLDRLFVHKKITTVVYLVSAIFLAVVLITFIGKDVFPKTNSSQFQLRMRAPDGTRLERTEEQAIIVLKELEKMVGKEHIGISSVYVGQHPSLFSINPIYLFMAGSHEAVFQVSLKDIHLDMDDFKDDFRARLKKVLPDTKLSFEPIELTDKVLSQGSPTPIEIRVAGKDKKRNELYATQIVEKLKAISYFRDVQIGQPIHYPAMNIDIDRTRAAELGVDMNDISRSLVASTSSSRYTEKNTWVDERAGLSYNVQVQVPLNKMKSKTDIGEIPVLKNSLRPVLSDVAKITPSIVSGENDNLGAMPYITVTANINQTDLGTATKDVGKTISSLGELPRGLFITPIGLSTVLTETLSSLQSGLLVAIFVIFLMLAANFQSFKVSLVILTTVPAVVLGALLMLTITGSTLNLQSYMGIIMSVGVSIANAVLLVTNAEQLRKINGNALESAREAAALRLRPIIMTSVAMIAGMLPMAIGHGEGGDQVSPLGRAVIGGLLFSTFAVLLILPQIFAWAQEKTTTQSVSLDPEDEESIHYISSISKSKVGKS, encoded by the coding sequence ATGAATTTAATACGTTTTGCACTCCGCAAACCCATCTCCATTTTAGTATTGGTTGCGGGTCTATTTTTCTTCGGAATTGGTGCCATCAGAGACATTAAGGTAGATATTTTACCTAAAATGAATTTGCCGGTTATCTATATCGCGCATCCGTTTGGAGGTTATACGCCAGACCAGATGGAGGCTTATTTTGCCAAAAACTACGTAAATGTTTTACCTTTTTCTAACGGTATCAAATCCGTAGAAACCAAAAATATTCAGGGGTTAATGATTATGAAATTAACCTATTATGAAGGAACCAATATGGCTCAGGCCGCTGCCGAGTTAAGTGCGCTGTCGAACAGAATCCAGGCGGCTTTTCCTCCGGGAACACAGCCTCCGTTTATCATTCGTTTTGATGCTTCTTCACTTCCAATCGGGCAATTGGTATTGAGCAGTAAAGTACGTTCAAACAACGAATTACAGGATTTAGCCAACGTTTACGTTCGTGCTTCCTTTACTGCAATTCCTGGTTTATTATCTCCGGCTCCCTTTGGCGGAAGCCCAAGAACAATTGAGGTTAACGTTGATCCGGATTTACTGCGTTCGCATAATATGACGCCGGATCAGATTGTAGAAGCGATTCGTGTAAACAATCAAACGGCTCCTTCCGGAAATGTGAGAATGGGCGACAAAAACTATATTACACCAACGAACAATACCATTAAAGAAGTTAAAGATTTTGAACAGATTCCGTTATTCAAAGGCGGTGTTCAAAACTTAAAATTAGGCGATGTCGCAACGGTAAAAGACGGTGCAGATATTACCGCAGGTTATGCCTTGGTAAACGGAAAACGTTCGGTTTACATTAGTATTGCAAAAGCCGGAGATGCTTCTACCTGGGATGTGGTTCAGAAATTGAAAAAAGAACTTCCTAAAATTCAGAGTACTTTACCTGAAGATGTAAACATTACGTATGAATTTGACCAGTCGGTTTATGTAATCAACTCGGTTAAAAGTTTGATTACTGAGGGAATTATCGGTGCGGTTCTAACGGGATTAATGGTTTTATTATTCCTTGGTGACCGTCGCGCCGCTCTGATCGTAATTATGACGATTCCGATTTCGATTATTTCCGGGGTTTTATTCCTGAAATTATTTGGACAAACCATCAACTTAATGTCATTATCAGGATTGGCGCTGGCAATTGGTATTTTGGTGGACGAAAGTACCGTAACGATCGAAAATATCCACCAGCATCTCGATATGGGAAAACCAAAAGCACTCGCCATTTGGGATGCCTGTCAGGAAATTGCTTTGCCTAAATTATTGATCTTACTTTGTATTCTTGCCGTTTTTGCACCGGCATTTACAATGGTAGGTATTCCCGGAGCGTTGTTCCTGCCTTTAGCATTGGCGATTGGATTCTCAATGGTAATTTCATTCTTATTATCGCAGACTTTTGTACCTGTAATGGCAAACTGGATGATGAAAGGGCATGAAAAACACGAACATGGCCCGGAAATTACAGATGACGAAGCTGAATTTAATGACTGTGGTTTAACTCCGGAATCAGAACAAAATCTGATTACTCAGAAAAAAGGGTATGTAGAAAGAGAAGACACTAATCTGGACGGAAAAATAAGTCTTTTTGAGCGTTTCAAAATTCGTTTCATGCGAACATTAGACCGTTTATTCGTTCATAAAAAAATAACGACTGTTGTATATCTGGTTTCGGCTATATTTTTGGCAGTTGTACTGATTACTTTTATTGGAAAAGACGTATTCCCAAAAACCAATTCAAGTCAGTTTCAGCTGAGAATGCGTGCTCCTGACGGAACGCGTCTGGAAAGAACAGAAGAGCAAGCTATTATTGTTTTAAAAGAATTAGAGAAAATGGTGGGGAAAGAACATATCGGAATTTCGTCTGTATATGTCGGACAGCACCCGTCTTTATTCTCCATTAACCCGATTTACCTTTTTATGGCGGGTTCTCACGAAGCTGTTTTTCAGGTGAGTTTGAAAGACATTCATCTGGATATGGATGATTTTAAAGATGATTTCAGGGCGAGACTTAAAAAAGTATTGCCGGATACGAAACTTTCTTTTGAACCTATAGAATTAACCGATAAAGTGTTAAGCCAGGGATCTCCTACTCCAATCGAAATTCGAGTGGCTGGAAAAGACAAAAAACGAAATGAATTGTACGCTACTCAAATTGTAGAAAAACTAAAAGCAATTTCGTATTTCAGAGACGTACAAATTGGTCAGCCAATTCATTATCCGGCTATGAATATTGATATTGACAGAACGCGTGCTGCCGAATTGGGAGTAGATATGAATGATATTTCACGTTCTTTGGTAGCTTCGACCTCATCATCTCGTTACACCGAAAAAAATACGTGGGTTGACGAAAGAGCGGGATTATCATACAACGTTCAGGTTCAGGTGCCTTTAAACAAGATGAAAAGTAAAACTGATATTGGAGAAATTCCGGTATTAAAAAATTCGCTTCGTCCGGTTTTAAGTGATGTTGCTAAAATTACACCAAGCATTGTAAGTGGTGAAAATGATAACTTAGGAGCCATGCCATACATTACCGTTACGGCCAACATTAACCAGACCGATTTAGGAACGGCTACAAAAGATGTTGGTAAAACCATTAGTTCACTGGGCGAATTGCCACGTGGTTTGTTTATAACGCCTATTGGATTAAGTACTGTACTGACAGAAACATTAAGTAGTTTACAATCTGGATTATTGGTTGCTATATTTGTAATCTTCTTAATGTTGGCTGCTAATTTCCAGTCGTTCAAAGTTTCGCTGGTTATTTTAACAACCGTTCCGGCGGTAGTTTTAGGCGCTTTATTAATGCTGACTATTACAGGTTCTACGTTAAACTTACAATCGTATATGGGAATTATCATGTCGGTTGGGGTTTCGATTGCCAATGCTGTACTTTTGGTTACGAATGCAGAACAGCTTCGAAAAATAAACGGAAATGCATTAGAATCTGCGAGAGAAGCGGCAGCGTTGCGTCTTCGTCCAATTATCATGACTTCGGTTGCAATGATTGCGGGTATGTTACCAATGGCAATTGGACACGGCGAAGGAGGCGATCAGGTTTCTCCGTTAGGAAGAGCGGTTATTGGCGGATTATTATTTTCTACTTTTGCCGTATTATTAATCCTTCCGCAGATATTTGCCTGGGCACAGGAAAAAACAACGACACAATCTGTTTCTTTAGATCCTGAAGACGAAGAAAGTATCCATTATATCTCATCGATAAGTAAGTCAAAAGTTGGAAAGTCATAA
- a CDS encoding efflux RND transporter periplasmic adaptor subunit: MNTKIIKYSPLFLAALFFLNSCNSKKEETVTPEIQPKVETFLLEKQKLTTELRLPAELTGFQQVDLYAKVSSFVKTLKVDIGTKVKKGQLLIVLEAPEISSQLAAAESRLKSMEAIYATSKSTYNRLYETSKVEGTISKNDLEMASGKKNSDYAQYQAAIAAHKEVSIMRGYLEIRAPFDGVVAARNVNLGTFVGPAGKGSDLPLLTIQEQSKLRLAVSIPELYTGYLHPGDEMSFNVKSLPENFKAKITRMSGALDLKLRSERVEMDVYNTKGDLLPGMVAEVLLPLNAKDSTFVVPKSAVVSSAEGLYVVKVVNKKATRVEIKKGREIDDKIEIFGDLTPKDKLVKIASEETKEGDVINE, translated from the coding sequence ATGAACACTAAAATTATAAAATATAGCCCGCTGTTTCTAGCAGCATTATTTTTCCTGAACAGCTGTAATTCTAAAAAAGAAGAAACCGTTACACCGGAAATTCAGCCAAAGGTTGAAACCTTCCTTTTAGAAAAACAAAAACTAACAACAGAACTGCGTTTGCCAGCCGAATTAACCGGTTTCCAGCAAGTAGATTTGTATGCAAAAGTAAGCAGTTTCGTAAAAACGTTAAAAGTTGATATTGGTACGAAAGTAAAAAAAGGACAGCTTTTAATTGTTTTGGAAGCGCCTGAAATTAGCTCGCAACTGGCTGCAGCCGAATCGAGATTAAAATCGATGGAAGCCATTTACGCTACCAGCAAAAGCACTTACAACCGTTTGTACGAAACGAGCAAGGTAGAAGGAACAATTTCTAAAAACGATTTGGAAATGGCAAGCGGAAAAAAGAATTCTGATTACGCACAATATCAGGCCGCAATTGCAGCGCATAAAGAAGTTTCGATCATGAGAGGGTATCTTGAAATTCGTGCTCCTTTTGATGGTGTTGTAGCAGCCAGAAATGTGAATTTAGGAACATTTGTTGGGCCGGCAGGAAAAGGATCCGATTTGCCTTTGTTAACGATTCAGGAGCAAAGCAAATTACGTTTGGCGGTTTCTATTCCGGAATTGTATACAGGATATTTACACCCGGGCGACGAAATGAGTTTTAATGTAAAATCGTTACCGGAAAATTTTAAAGCTAAAATTACCAGAATGTCCGGTGCTTTAGATTTAAAACTGCGTTCTGAAAGAGTCGAAATGGATGTTTATAACACAAAAGGCGATTTATTACCTGGAATGGTTGCCGAAGTTTTATTACCGCTTAACGCGAAAGACAGTACGTTTGTAGTACCAAAATCGGCAGTAGTTAGTTCTGCTGAAGGTTTGTATGTAGTAAAAGTGGTAAACAAAAAAGCGACCAGAGTTGAAATTAAAAAAGGAAGAGAAATCGACGATAAAATCGAAATTTTCGGTGACTTAACTCCAAAAGATAAACTGGTAAAAATTGCCAGCGAAGAAACTAAGGAAGGCGATGTTATAAACGAATAA